CGCTATGATGTGGACCGAGCCGACTCTGGGGGCTCCATTCAGGTGGGTGGACTCCAGGCAAAAGCAAAGCAGCCTGGAAGTCTGTCCACCCACAAAGGCCTGAACTTGGGTATtttagaagaggaaaagaagcacCCTTACTTAGCAGTGTGTACCAGGGACCGGCATAGAAGACATGGTTTAGTTGTATTGTCCCTGAAACTATTCCCTTTCCCATGCAGAAAAGGTTTATCTCTGAGAAGAGCTGCCCTGTGGGGTTTCCCTCTTTGCCTCTGCTGCTAGGAGGCTCACAACTCAGTTTTACACACATTTGCAGTAGTTTCTTTCACACTAGTTtctggcattattattattattattattattattattatttagtgtgatcatggctcattgcaccTTTAAACTCCTgcgttcaaatgatcctcctgcctcagcctcactacatcactagtagctgggataacaagcatgcaccaccacacccagctagtttttttgtttttgtttcttttttcagtagaggcaaggttgcccaggctggtcttaaaattcctgggttcaagtgattgtcccacctcagcctcccaaagtgatggaattacaggcgtgatccaccacacccggccatttcTGCCATTATTATACTTCCCTTTTACACCATGTTTTTGAAGCCTTCCCTCTTGATGGTTATCCAGTTTATGATGTCCGAACTTTTCAGTATAGGCCATCTGAAATACTAAAATGGAGGAAAAGTTGTAGGGTGAGTTCTAGTGGGCTACACATGAGTAGGGAAGGCTTCTGCAAGAAAGGGGTTGATCTGAACCCTGAAAGAGGGCAAGGTCTTGGGGAGGTTAACAGTGGGATGGAATAGAGCACGGAAACCCAAGAATTTGGGATAAGGGGGCTACATGGGGATAGGGCACAGCTGTAGCTCTGATGGCCTGGGTGGGTCTCCCTCTGACCACAGATCGAGAATGGCTACTTTGTACACTACTTTGCCCCCGAGGGCCTAACCACAATGCCCAAGAATGTGGTCTTTGTCATTGACCAGAGCGGCTCCATGAGTGGCAGGAAAATCCAGCAGGTAGGTCCTGTGGGCCAGGGCAGGGCCCTGAAAACTCCCAGACCCCTCATACCGTCAGCTGTGGCCTGGCAGACAGCCCCTTTCCTCCATCTTTTGGCGGCATGGAGTGGTCGGCTCTCAGGAGCCAAGGTGGGCCAGAGCCTAAGGCAGCCCCTGTTCCCAGAGAAGATCTATGACCCCACCCCTGAGACAGGAGTCCAGAGATGCGAGCCCTCAGGGAGCCCTTCTGCACCACCCACATGTCTCCTCTGCCTAACCAGACCCAAGAAGCCCTAATCAAGATCCTGGATGACCTCAGCCCCAGAGACCAGTTCAACCTCATCACCTTCAGTTCAGAAGCAACCCAGTGGAGCCCATCGCTGGTGCCAGCCTCAGCAGAGAATGTGAACAAGGCCAGGAGCTTCGCTGCTGGCATCCACGCCCTGGGAGGTGAGTGCCTCTGAGGCCCTGCAGAGTGGGGGCTTCAGAGCTCCTGTCTGGGGGCCACCTTGAGTCTGTGTGCTCCTCAGGTACCAACATCAATGATGCGGTGCTGATGGCTGTGCAGCTGCTGGACCGCAGCAACCGTGAGGAGCGGCTGCCCACCCGGAGCGTCTCGCTCATCATCCTGCTCACAGACGGTGACCCCACCGTGGGTGAGGGCCCTGCCAGCGACTCCAAGACACGCTGCACAGGGGAGGCGGCTGGGGCTGCACCTGGGCTTGCTGTGGGATCTGGGCAGGGAGCGGGGGTCACTGAGGTCCCCCACCTCTGAGGTTCCAGAAATATTCATTGAGCAAATCACTGTTCTCTCACCCTCATCCCAAACCCCTGGGTCCAGGGGAGACTAACCCCAGGAACATCCAGAAGAACGTTCGAGAAGCTGTAAGTGGCCGGTACAGCCTGTTCTGCCTGGGCTTTGGCTTCGATGTCAGCTACGCCTTCCTGGAGAAGCTGGCGCTGGACACCGGTGGCCTGGCCCGGCGCATCTATGAGGACTCAGACTCCGCCCtgcagctccaggtgccagcatgCCCAAGGTGGACTTCACAGAGAAGTGGGCAGAACCAGCCCTGCCTTTGTGACACTCCCAACCCTGCAGGATTTCTACCAGGAAGTGGCCAACCCACTGCTGACAACGGTGACCTTCGAGTACCCAAGCAATGCCGTGGAGGAGGTCACTCAGGACAACTTCCGGTTCCTCTTCAAGGGCTCGGAGATGGTGGTGGCTGGGAAGCTCCGGGACCAGGGGCCTGATGTGCTCACAGCCAAAGTCAGTGGGCACCTGGTGAGTGTGGCCAAAACCACCCTGGAGTGGAAGGGCAGCCTCCGCCTTTGCAGCTGGAAGAGCTGTGTTCAAATCCCAGACCTGCCCAGCTCCAGCTTGCCTCAAGGGGCCCCCAGCCTGCAGCTTTCCCCTCTGCTGCCTGTGGATGACACAGGGACATGCCAGGGATTCGACGAGACAATGGAGTGATTCTCATGAGACCACCTGTGTTGTGCCCAGCACATACAGGCACTCGGCAGCTGGTCTGTGTTATCTTCGAGCACAGGGGAGGACAGGGATTCCTTCCTAGTTGTCATCCCCTCCTGTCCTGTACCAACCCTCTCAGGTTACAGTCAGGCAGGGAGGGTcgctcccatttcacagatgagcagACTGAACTCCAGGCAGGGCAGGCAACTTGTCCTGGGCCCAGCTTGCCACATGGTGCCCTGTCCTTGCCTGGCCTTCCCTGTTTCCTTCCAGGGACCCCCCTGTCGTTCCACAAAGAGAAACAGCACAGCTCTGTGGTGGGGCCTTCTTCAGGCCCTGGGGGTGCAGGGGTGAATGAGGCTGACCCCTCTGTGCCCTCATGGGAGAGACAGCCCAAAGACATATCATCACACAAACAAGGAGCTACAGGCTGGGATCTAACTCCGGACTCAGGACAGCAGCACTAGGAGCCCCATCCTGGCCTGGggatcagggagggcttcctggaggaggcccAGCAGAGACTAAGGGATAGGTAGGAAAAGTGGGCAGAATCCAGATGGGCAGTGGAGGAACACGTTAGGCCCCTGTGGCATGAGAGCAGTATATGTGAAGAGAATAGCAGTGGACGATGGGGGCCCATGGCCTTGTCTCAGGACAAGTAGCCAAGTGTCATATGACTGTTGGTACAGGCCACGTGGCCAACCTACATGGCTtccagcccagctctgccacctcccAGATGGGAGATATGGGGAAGTCACTTAACCTCCATGTGCCTCAGTTTCGTCCTGTGTAAACATGGGAATACGTCAACACGCCCCCCTCCTAAAGTCACTGTGGGATTGCTGTCTGGTCCAGCGTAAGCACTGCATACATGTAAGCAGCTGATTGAGCCTGGAGGCCAGGGCCCCCCAATGTAGAGTACCCAAGGTGACTCAGGGGAGTTCATAGACAGACATGGCTTTGTTTCAgtaattatttagttattttaatgtgtattctgaaaaataagaCCTAAACCTCAGACCTAAAATTTTATGGGTGTTATTGCCTGGGATAAAGCCAAGTAAAAATTGTTAGCCCATTTAAAGTTCATTTAAGGAAAAATGTCAATTAAATTGGAGCTATATGTGTGGATGGGGCAAAATTCGTGCCGGTAGCCTATGTGTGCCAGAGCTTTGGGAAGCCAGCCAGGTCCTGGGTGAGGGACAGGCTGCTTCCAGTGGGAGTGGAGGCTCTGGGCATATCTGATCCACATGGGGTCTGATCCACATTGTGAAAAGGTCTCTTGGCCACTCTGGGAGCTCTGGTGGGAGAGGCCTGGGATTTCTCTGCCCTAGGAGCCCATCTTCCAGACAGTGAGCTGGGTAGGCTGAGACCACAGGCCCCTCCCctgggggaggaggagcaggttCACACAGAGCTTGGGTGCACACTTCCCTGTCACCATCCTGCAGTGGCCAGCCCCAGCAGAGGGGCCAGCTTGGGCAGGGACAGCTATTGGAGTGGATGGGGCCCCAGACCCGGAGTCATGACTTCTGAGTTCCATTCTCAACTCTGCCTCTGACCCCTGGGAAGGTCCTTCCTCTTTGTTCCTTTCCCCCACCTTTGGGGTAAGGGCTGGCTGTAGCTAGGGACCCTTCCTGCTCTACACTGCACTTGCAAATCCTTCCTGCTGCTGTTTGTACACTGCCCTGGGCTTCCCATACCTTTCCCAGAGGTTTGACTGATCTGAGTCCTGGCTCTATGCCTGCCTCATTGCACCTGGGCTACTTTACCTCCTTCTCATCCCTGTATGCTCTGTGACTGAGCCCCTCGCACCCCTAAGCCCCCTCCTTACCCCCActctactcaaaggaaatgcaGTCCTCGCAGTCGGTGCACGGGACCTGCCCCAGCTCCAATCAGGAAGAGCTCAGAAgtgccaggccaggtgcagaTGTCGGGCCCTCACTGCTCCTGCCCTGGCTGGGCCCCTCTTTCCAGACTACGCAGAATGTCACTTTCCAAACGGAGTCCAGTGTGGCAGAGCAGGAGGCAGAGTTCCAGAGCCCCAAATATATATTCCACAACTTCATGGAGAGGCTCTGGGCATATCTGACTATCCAGCAGCTGCTGGAGGGAAGGTGAGTGCATCAGCACCTCCCTAGGCCTGTCGCTAGGAGGCAGGCACAGTTGGCATGGGACTGTGCCTAAGCATGGAGAGAGCGGGGTCTTGGTATAGCTCCAGATTCTCCCAGAGGGATCTTCCCAGAAGGGGCTGGATGGAAAATCTGTTCCCGAATTCACAGACCTCCTGAGCCCTGATGTCCTCAACCTGCAGTGTCTCCGCGTCCGATGCTGAACGGCAGGTCCTGCAGACCCGAGCACTGAACTTGTCACTTGCCTACAGCTTTGTCACGCCTCTCACATCTATGGTAGTCACCAAACCTGAAGACCAAGAACAGTCTCAAGTTGCTGAGAAGCCAGTGGAAGGCGGTGGGTGTGGGGTTGagatctcagcttcccaggtggcAGAGTTCAAACCCAGCATTTTCCCCAACCTTTCCCTGCATCCTGACCAAGACCCCAACCGGCCCCCCACAGACTCCCCCTGGGAGATTCAGCCTGTTCActgatgaggaaagtgaggccacATCTCCTATCTCCCGGGATTGGGGAGCAAGATTGAACATAAGTGCTTTAGGTTGATGAAAACCACCCTGACagtccctccccctccccctccctttccctccctccccctccatcccctccccttcccttcccttccctttccctcccgctctcttcccctcctcttccctccccctccctctctcccctctccctcccctcctctcccctacccctcccttcccttcctctgccctcccttcctctctcctccccttcctctccccctcccttccccttccccttcccttcccctcccctccattcccctccccctccccttctcctcccttccctttccctccccctccccctccccttcccttcttctcccctcccttcccctccccctccccttcccttctcctcccttccctttccctccccctccccctccccttcccctcttctcccctcccttcccctccccctccccttcccttctcctcccctcccttcctctcccctccccctctcctcccctcctctccctcctcctctccccctcccttccccctctccttcccttctcttcccctccctgcctctccccctccctcccctcccttcctctcccccctccctcccctcccctgccccttcccctcccctccctttccctcctctcctctccccctccctttcactccccctccctttcccttttcctcccctccctgcctctcccctccctgcctctcccctccccctcccctcccttcctctcctctcccctctgcctcccttccccacctctcccctgcttcccccttcccctcccctccccttcccctccctctcctctcctctccccctccctcttctctctagctgactcactcactctcttgctctttctctctcatccaGAAACTAGAAACAGTAATATTCtcgctctctctgtctcccatccAGATAGTAGATCCAGGAATGTCCACCCAGGTAAGCAGTTAACATCCTCAAGGCTGTGCTGGGTGGTGGTCTGCTAACACAGGGTTCAGGCACCAGCCCTGTGAGGTTGCTGGCCAGAGCCAGGTTCGCCCAGGCctctccagcccagccctgctgccAGGAAGCAGCAGAGTGTGATCCAGCATGCTGGTGCATTTAGTCACCTGTGCATTGGAATATTGGCTGCCCCTCAGGCCTTGGCCCCAGCACTAGGAACACAGTCCCTGTCCAAGCGGGGCCACAGGAAGGTGGGTGCAAGAAGCAAACCGAGGTCCCACTGTTTTCCAGGTCGTGCTTTCTTCAGACATCATGTCCAGGGAGCCCCACGggcaaaaacaccaaaaacaggTGACCAAGAAGGAGGTAGGGGAGGGAAGATTGACAGATTGGCTGGGTCCTGGCTGTGGAGGGGGAGTGCCTTGCCCAGCTCCTCTGGCTGGTGACTGCCCTGGGACTTCAGTTCAGTTGTATCTGATTAGTATGGTGCCACACAGGGTATTTACATTCTTCAGCAAGAGGATCGAGTGGACAAGGTAGTTTGAGGGGTGCAGGGGGAGGCATGACATCCCTGGGGAGGGGTTCGAGGGCGGCCGTTATTGTTCCAGCATTGATCATCTCCCGCTGTCAGGGGAGAGGCTCCccaagttggctgggtgtggggaggggggaCCTAGCTGCCCCTTCCACACCACTCCTGGGTGGATCTCAAGCCCTGACTATGAGGACCCACACACCACCTGAGACAAGACTGCATCTGTCAACTTCTCCAAAGCTGGAATTTCTGGATTCCGGACAAATTTCGGAACTGGGGGTTTCGGCTTCAGGAAACTTGGACCGCCGGGACTTCCTGGTACTTCTGACCTTGCAGCTTTCCACCCCTTCCGCCTTCTGGCCTTGTGTAAGCCACCTTCCAGCCCTATGaggtcctcagtttccccacggTGGTCCCTGAGCCTGCCCATAGAGGGGGGTGAGGTAAAGCATGAACCACAGGGCCAGGCCAGGGATGGCTGCCGAGGGCACGATGTGAAGTCACTGCGTCAGTTCAGCCTGGGATCGTgtcctggggctggggtgggatgCATTTCCTGAGGAGGCTGTCCTCACCTTCCCAGCTCTCTACAGCCACCCCTGCCCTGTCCTCAGCGTCTCATCTCTGCAGGTGTGAGCTCGCCCGGCTCCTTCCGCTGTCAGACCATGGGCGGGTGATTGGAAAAGCCTCTCCCACGCTCCTTGTTCAGAGGGAACCCTAGGCCCCAAGAGGGCCAGGGACTGGCCAAGAGTACACATCACGGCGCTCTTTGGAGCAGTCCTTGCCAGCTCCCTCCCTCCAAAGGCCCCTCTCCCCAGTGCCTCCCTTCCCCAAGGCAGGACTTCACCTGTCCTTTCTGTCGACCGAGTAGGATCCACTAGACTAGAGGCTGACTCATGAGGAAACCTTCTAGGAAGGGAGGGCTTCCTCTGTCCAGAAAGCCAACAGGGGTCCCTTGAACTGTTTCTGATCCCCAAATCTGCACTCGAACACAACCGCAAAGCCAGGCTGGACCTACCCCTGACAGCATGCGCTTCTGTTTGAAACTCTCCCACGGCAAAGGCTGTTCTAGGTGGAGTGTATGTGTGGCAGGATGGGGGTGCTGGAGCTTGGTGACACGGTGGGTGGCAGTGCTGCTGGTTTCTGGCCTCCTGactgccttccttccccctttctgTTTCCGGATGTTCCTGCACTGATACCCGCTTCAGCTCCACCAGCCCCCTCAAATCCTGATTCAGCTGTGTCTGGTGTAAACGAAACCAAAGGTGCCCCCAGGGCCAGAGACCCTGTCCTAGCTGGGGGCTCCTGGGAGGGGGAGTTTCTCATCGGGAACCCAGCCACACCTAGTCCCTgttccctccctcagcctcccactccccaggaAGGGCTGCCTAAACCCAGACTTTCTCTTTTAGAAACGTTTATGACAGCCCAAACCCCAGGTAAGTTTCCAGCCCCCTCGGCCCCCTTCCCCATTCTTGCCCCCAGCCTGCCCTCGCTGCTCCAGGAGCCATGCCCCGCTGTCCCAGCCTTCATACAGGCTCCTTCTGCCATCCTGCCACTGCCTGGGCAGAGTGTGGAGCGGCTCTGTGTGGACCCCAGACACCTCCAGGGACCAGTGAACTTGCTCTCAGACTCTGAGCAAGGTGAGAGGGGCACAGCCAGAGAGACCCAGACACCACTGGCACACATCCACCACCTGCCCACAGAGACACACAGCGTGCACAGGCCTGGCCTCACGCAGGCCCCCCAGATTATAGCACGGTCCTGCCTCCAAGCCCTGGCAGGGTACACACTCACACAGCCACCCCAGGGACCTTCCACTGGGTACACTGTGTGCAGGTGTGAGTGGCCTGGGCACAGATACATGTGGCAGCCATGTGCAGGTGAGCCCAGAGGAGGAGCCAGGGTGAGGCGAGGGTCAGGGGAGCTGTCTGCGGTTGCACAGGGATGGCAGGGCCCTGGCAGTGCACAGAGACCAGCGTGAGGATGCTCCAGATGGAGGAGTTAGTACCCACAGAGTACAGAGCCCCAAAAGATGGGACCCTGGAAGGTGTCGATAAGGGGAATGGCAGCAAGAGACAGGGCTGCTGGCTGGGCCCCGCCCCTTCGATCCTGGACCAGACATGGGGACACACTGCCCTGCCCCACTCAAAATCAAGCGACATCCACAGCTTTCTCATTCCTTCCAGATGCATGTGGCTTCCCACTTCCTCAGTCAGGCCCAAGAGTGTCTGTCCTGAGGGCAGGGAACACTGATTCTCCATGTCACCCTTGGCAGAGGCATCTAGCTCAGGGCCAGGTGCTCCTCGGGGTGTTCTGAAGGCTTATTGACTGGAGACAAGTCAATTCTCAGAGGCCTTATCTGAGGGTGGCCATCACCGAGGATTTAGGGGACCCTCCAAAGCCATAGACAACACAGGATGAGAGGCGGGATTGTGGGAGCCAGTCCCCCGTGTAGAAGAATGCTGAGGACGGGTGCCCCTCCTGAAGAGCTGCTGTAGAACTCCAGGGGGTGTGATCAGGGAGGACAGGAAGGGTGTCAGAGCCCTGGCTGGGGACCAGCTTTGACCTCTCTGGTCTGGTCCTCCCAGGGGTTGAGGTGACTGGCCAGTCCCAGATGGAGAAGGCTGGGTTCTCATGGATCGAAGTGACCTTCAAGAACCCCCCAGTACGGGTTCACGCATCCCCTAAACAAGTGGTGGTGACTCGGAACCGAAGAAGTTCTGCATACAAGTGGAAGGAGACACTGTTTTCAGTGATGCCCAGGTAAGGCCCAGGCTGGGGCAAGGGCAAGGGTAGACCTTTCAGGCTACAGTGGCTGATGATGGTACTAGCAGGTGGCCTGAGGCCATGCACCTATGAATGGAGTGGCTACACTTACAGGAGAGGCAAAGAGCAGAGAGCTCTGCTGCTAATCCTTTGTGATCCTGGGCAGGCAGCTTAGTTagtccctctgagcctcagttccctcactGATAACCAGGACTAATCATCCTGGCCCAGAGTCAGAAGGCTGGGGGAGAACCCAATGAGAGAGTGTAGTTGCGAGCACTTTGCCACCAGATGATAAGGTGCCCCAGGCACCCCACAGGATAGCTCTGTCTCTGTAGTGACTGACTTTCTGATGACAATGATGAGAAGCTGGAGAGCACGGTTGGCAGGGGAGGTTACCAGCATTCTCTTAGCATATCCTTGGAGCTCTGCTAAGGAGACAGAAGTCAGTGGCCTCAAATACTGAGCAGCTAGTGAATAATTAAGGCAGAAGCCCACCTCTTCTGGGTGGCGCAGCTTGCTGCTTCACGGTGGACTTTGAGGGACAGTCCTCCAGCTTTGCAGATCATGAGGGGCCTCAAGGAAGGACTGAGGCCCTGATCTTCTGTGGGCAGTGCCCTCTGAACCCCCGACCTTGGAAAGAGTGAGCCATAGCTCACCCTCTTCCAAGTATGGGGAACCTTGTCCAGCCCCGACTCACCCAGCCCTCCGAGGGGACTCCCTTGCACTTGACAGATGGTTCACACCTGGCTAATCCAAGGGCTCACCCACAAACCTTCCCATTTCATAAAAgatctaggctgggtgcggtggctcacacttgtaatcctagcactttaggaggcagaagcaggcggattgcctgagctcaggagttcaagaccagagtcTGGAactagaatacaaaaaattagctaggtgtggccacatgcttctataatcccagctacttgggaggccgacaggagaattgtttgtaCCCAATAGGCGGAgcttgctgtgagccgagatcgcaccactgcactccagcctgggcgacagagcgagactctgtcttaaaaaaaaaaaaaaagaaaataaaagatctaaaagttggccagacatggtgactcatgccatCACACCACTCAACACaagagtaatcccagcactctgggaggccgaggcaggtggatcatttgaggtcaggagtttgagactagcctagccaacatagtgaaactctgtctctactaaaaatacaaaaactagccaggtgtggtggcgggcacctgtaatcctactcaggatgctgagaatcacttgaacctgggagatgaaggttgcagtgagctgagataatgccactgtactccagcctggacaacagtgtgagaccctccctgtctcaaaaaaaaaagagaagatctaAAATTTCTTGTTATCTGGTAGATTCAccaaaatcaatagcatttttatgcctagaaaatgaaatagaagtaaATTCCTATTAATTGTAGGGAGAGAAAGTCCAGATACTTTAATGAGCTacagaagacataaataaagaaaaataggtcAGACAccgcggctcatgcctgtaatcccagcactttgggaggctgaagtgggcagatcacctaaagtcaggagttttgagaccagcctggcccacgtggtgaaaccatgtctctattaaaaatacaaaaattaggaccag
The genomic region above belongs to Saimiri boliviensis isolate mSaiBol1 chromosome 8, mSaiBol1.pri, whole genome shotgun sequence and contains:
- the ITIH4 gene encoding inter-alpha-trypsin inhibitor heavy chain H4 isoform X1 produces the protein MELVGMPGVKGPGAWKSFVPCRRGIVPPLQPEPTFFWCTFLPPAKVHRTFVICLSEDTVVFLACRSQFPRTCHHVGEVANKLLIYSPLALKFRSRLAVTGATMKPPGPVYTCSKVLVLLSLLAIHQTTTAQQNDIDIYSLTVDSRVSSRFAHTVVTSRVVNRADTVQEATFQMELPKKAFITNFSMIIDGVTYPGIIKEKDEAQAQYSTAVARGRSAGLVKASGRNMEQFQVSVSAAPNAKITFELVYEELLKRRLGVYELLLKVRPQQLVKHLQMDIHIFEPQGISFLETESTFMTNELGDALITSQNKTKAHIQLKPTLSQQQKSPEQQETALDGYLIIRYDVDRADSGGSIQIENGYFVHYFAPEGLTTMPKNVVFVIDQSGSMSGRKIQQTQEALIKILDDLSPRDQFNLITFSSEATQWSPSLVPASAENVNKARSFAAGIHALGGTNINDAVLMAVQLLDRSNREERLPTRSVSLIILLTDGDPTVGETNPRNIQKNVREAVSGRYSLFCLGFGFDVSYAFLEKLALDTGGLARRIYEDSDSALQLQDFYQEVANPLLTTVTFEYPSNAVEEVTQDNFRFLFKGSEMVVAGKLRDQGPDVLTAKVSGHLTTQNVTFQTESSVAEQEAEFQSPKYIFHNFMERLWAYLTIQQLLEGSVSASDAERQVLQTRALNLSLAYSFVTPLTSMVVTKPEDQEQSQVAEKPVEGETRNSNILALSVSHPDSRSRNVHPGRAFFRHHVQGAPRAKTPKTGYLHSSARGSSGQAGISGFRTNFGTGGFGFRKLGPPGLPGTSDLAAFHPFRLLALSPPAPSNPDSAVSGVNETKETFMTAQTPAFIQAPSAILPLPGQSVERLCVDPRHLQGPVNLLSDSEQGVEVTGQSQMEKAGFSWIEVTFKNPPVRVHASPKQVVVTRNRRSSAYKWKETLFSVMPSLKMTMDKTGLLLLSDPDKVTIGLLAWDGPGEGLRIFLRDTDRFSSHVGGTLGQFYQEVLWGSPAPSDDSRRMLRVQGTDHSATRKRKLDYQEGPPGVEISCWSVEL
- the ITIH4 gene encoding inter-alpha-trypsin inhibitor heavy chain H4 isoform X4 encodes the protein MELVGMPGVKGPGAWKSFVPCRRGIVPPLQPEPTFFWCTFLPPAKVHRTFVICLSEDTVVFLACRSQFPRTCHHVGEVANKLLIYSPLALKFRSRLAVTGATMKPPGPVYTCSKVLVLLSLLAIHQTTTAQQNDIDIYSLTVDSRVSSRFAHTVVTSRVVNRADTVQEATFQMELPKKAFITNFSMIIDGVTYPGIIKEKDEAQAQYSTAVARGRSAGLVKASGRNMEQFQVSVSAAPNAKITFELVYEELLKRRLGVYELLLKVRPQQLVKHLQMDIHIFEPQGISFLETESTFMTNELGDALITSQNKTKAHIQLKPTLSQQQKSPEQQETALDGYLIIRYDVDRADSGGSIQIENGYFVHYFAPEGLTTMPKNVVFVIDQSGSMSGRKIQQTQEALIKILDDLSPRDQFNLITFSSEATQWSPSLVPASAENVNKARSFAAGIHALGGTNINDAVLMAVQLLDRSNREERLPTRSVSLIILLTDGDPTVGETNPRNIQKNVREAVSGRYSLFCLGFGFDVSYAFLEKLALDTGGLARRIYEDSDSALQLQDFYQEVANPLLTTVTFEYPSNAVEEVTQDNFRFLFKGSEMVVAGKLRDQGPDVLTAKVSGHLTTQNVTFQTESSVAEQEAEFQSPKYIFHNFMERLWAYLTIQQLLEGSVSASDAERQVLQTRALNLSLAYSFVTPLTSMVVTKPEDQEQSQVAEKPVEGDSRSRNVHPGRAFFRHHVQGAPRAKTPKTGYLHSSARGSSGQAGISGFRTNFGTGGFGFRKLGPPGLPGTSDLAAFHPFRLLALSPPAPSNPDSAVSGVNETKETFMTAQTPAFIQAPSAILPLPGQSVERLCVDPRHLQGPVNLLSDSEQGVEVTGQSQMEKAGFSWIEVTFKNPPVRVHASPKQVVVTRNRRSSAYKWKETLFSVMPSLKMTMDKTGLLLLSDPDKVTIGLLAWDGPGEGLRIFLRDTDRFSSHVGGTLGQFYQEVLWGSPAPSDDSRRMLRVQGTDHSATRKRKLDYQEGPPGVEISCWSVEL
- the ITIH4 gene encoding inter-alpha-trypsin inhibitor heavy chain H4 isoform X7, with amino-acid sequence MKPPGPVYTCSKVLVLLSLLAIHQTTTAQQVNDIDIYSLTVDSRVSSRFAHTVVTSRVVNRADTVQEATFQMELPKKAFITNFSMIIDGVTYPGIIKEKDEAQAQYSTAVARGRSAGLVKASGRNMEQFQVSVSAAPNAKITFELVYEELLKRRLGVYELLLKVRPQQLVKHLQMDIHIFEPQGISFLETESTFMTNELGDALITSQNKTKAHIQLKPTLSQQQKSPEQQETALDGYLIIRYDVDRADSGGSIQIENGYFVHYFAPEGLTTMPKNVVFVIDQSGSMSGRKIQQTQEALIKILDDLSPRDQFNLITFSSEATQWSPSLVPASAENVNKARSFAAGIHALGGTNINDAVLMAVQLLDRSNREERLPTRSVSLIILLTDGDPTVGETNPRNIQKNVREAVSGRYSLFCLGFGFDVSYAFLEKLALDTGGLARRIYEDSDSALQLQDFYQEVANPLLTTVTFEYPSNAVEEVTQDNFRFLFKGSEMVVAGKLRDQGPDVLTAKVSGHLTTQNVTFQTESSVAEQEAEFQSPKYIFHNFMERLWAYLTIQQLLEGSVSASDAERQVLQTRALNLSLAYSFVTPLTSMVVTKPEDQEQSQVAEKPVEGETRNSNILALSVSHPDSRSRNVHPGRAFFRHHVQGAPRAKTPKTGYLHSSARGSSGQAGISGFRTNFGTGGFGFRKLGPPGLPGTSDLAAFHPFRLLALSPPAPSNPDSAVSGVNETKETFMTAQTPAFIQAPSAILPLPGQSVERLCVDPRHLQGPVNLLSDSEQGVEVTGQSQMEKAGFSWIEVTFKNPPVRVHASPKQVVVTRNRRSSAYKWKETLFSVMPSLKMTMDKTGLLLLSDPDKVTIGLLAWDGPGEGLRIFLRDTDRFSSHVGGTLGQFYQEVLWGSPAPSDDSRRMLRVQGTDHSATRKRKLDYQEGPPGVEISCWSVEL
- the ITIH4 gene encoding inter-alpha-trypsin inhibitor heavy chain H4 isoform X5, whose translation is MELVGMPGVKGPGAWKSFVPCRRGIVPPLQPEPTFFWCTFLPPAKVHRTFVICLSEDTVVFLACRSQFPRTCHHVGEVANKLLIYSPLALKFRSRLAVTGATMKPPGPVYTCSKVLVLLSLLAIHQTTTAQQVNDIDIYSLTVDSRVSSRFAHTVVTSRVVNRADTVQEATFQMELPKKAFITNFSMIIDGVTYPGIIKEKDEAQAQYSTAVARGRSAGLVKASGRNMEQFQVSVSAAPNAKITFELVYEELLKRRLGVYELLLKVRPQQLVKHLQMDIHIFEPQGISFLETESTFMTNELGDALITSQNKTKAHIQLKPTLSQQQKSPEQQETALDGYLIIRYDVDRADSGGSIQIENGYFVHYFAPEGLTTMPKNVVFVIDQSGSMSGRKIQQTQEALIKILDDLSPRDQFNLITFSSEATQWSPSLVPASAENVNKARSFAAGIHALGGTNINDAVLMAVQLLDRSNREERLPTRSVSLIILLTDGDPTVGETNPRNIQKNVREAVSGRYSLFCLGFGFDVSYAFLEKLALDTGGLARRIYEDSDSALQLQDFYQEVANPLLTTVTFEYPSNAVEEVTQDNFRFLFKGSEMVVAGKLRDQGPDVLTAKVSGHLTTQNVTFQTESSVAEQEAEFQSPKYIFHNFMERLWAYLTIQQLLEGSVSASDAERQVLQTRALNLSLAYSFVTPLTSMVVTKPEDQEQSQVAEKPVEGETRNSNILALSVSHPDSRSRNVHPGRAFFRHHVQGAPRAKTPKTGYLHSSARGSSGQAGISGFRTNFGTGGFGFRKLGPPGLPAPPAPSNPDSAVSGVNETKETFMTAQTPAFIQAPSAILPLPGQSVERLCVDPRHLQGPVNLLSDSEQGVEVTGQSQMEKAGFSWIEVTFKNPPVRVHASPKQVVVTRNRRSSAYKWKETLFSVMPSLKMTMDKTGLLLLSDPDKVTIGLLAWDGPGEGLRIFLRDTDRFSSHVGGTLGQFYQEVLWGSPAPSDDSRRMLRVQGTDHSATRKRKLDYQEGPPGVEISCWSVEL